A region from the Punica granatum isolate Tunisia-2019 unplaced genomic scaffold, ASM765513v2 Contig00436, whole genome shotgun sequence genome encodes:
- the LOC116190434 gene encoding uncharacterized protein LOC116190434, whose amino-acid sequence MAREIDMKRKPEKTVKFLCSYGGRILPRKSDGELRYVGGLTRVLAVHRSISYSELMAKLVEFCGFSVTLRCQLPGGDLETLVSVKSDEELANLLEEYEKPSKESSSTAPSPMKIRAVLAPLAKEAASVSPRPSSSASSSDFSPNHSPRYCSPPAGPSSPIGFQNGAGKLRCYPCYGPGLLPPPRVLCAAPCCRSHGQLSHPNRHRIWTN is encoded by the exons ATGGCTAGAGAGATCGACATGAAGAGGAAGCCGGAGAAGACGGTCAAGTTCCTGTGCAGCTATGGCGGCAGGATCCTCCCTCGCAAGTCGGACGGCGAGCTGCGCTACGTTGGAGGCCTCACCAGAGTGCTCGCCGTTCATCGGTCCATTTCTTATTCCG AGCTGATGGCGAAGCTGGTGGAGTTCTGCGGATTCTCCGTCACTCTGAGGTGCCAGTTGCCCGGCGGAGACCTGGAGACCTTGGTCTCAGTCAAGTCCGATGAGGAGCTTGCGAATCTGTTGGAAGAGTACGAGAAGCCGTCGAAGGAATCATCATCGACTGCGCCGTCGCCTATGAAGATCAGAGCAGTCCTGGCGCCGCTCGCCAAGGAGGCGGCTTCCGTCTCCCCCCGGCCGTCCTCCTCAGCCTCCAGCTCCGACTTCTCTCCCAACCACTCGCCGAGGTACTGTTCTCCGCCGGCGGGGCCGTCGTCTCCGATCGGGTTTCAAAACGGGGCGGGGAAATTACGCTGCTACCCCTGCTATGGTCCCGGGCTGCTGCCCCCGCCTCGGGTGCTGTGCGCTGCCCCATGCTGCCGCAGCCACGGGCAGTTGAGTCATCCGAACCGCCACAGAATCTGGACGAATTGA